The sequence catcgagtcaattccgacttgtagcaatcctataggacagcggaattgcccgatagagtttccaagaaggtcctggtggattcgaactgctgacctcttggttagcagccatagcacttaaccactatgccaccagagtttccagtagaAGCATTAGAGAGGGAATATTTCTGGAAGAAAAGACAGAGAATTGGAAGACATTGCAGTTGAACAGTTCTCTTTATTTTTAGCAAATATTGATACATTTAAAATTGTCGAATCATAAGCTGTGCATGGGGTAGTAGAAAATAGAAAGATTAAAGGGGATATTAGTCCTCAAATATTCtcaaataaaatatgttttattttattttcatttatttaaaagtcCAGTACCTTTCCAACAGTTTTTTTGAGAACATTCTTCACATCTTTGTTTCTGAAGCTATAGATTATGGGGTTAAACATGGGAAAGACAACTGTATAAAACACTGCAACTACCTTATCAGTGTCTAGAGAAGAGCTGGGGGTAGGACGTAAGTACACAAACAAGAGCGTCCCATAGAATAAGGTGACAGCTAAGAGATGAGAAGCACAGGTAGATAATGTTTTGCTTCTGCCTCCTGAGGACTTGATGCTCAAAACAGTAATAAGGATACAGAAGTAAGAGATAAATATGACCACAAAAGTGCTGGTCTGGATGAAGCCACACAAGGCAAAGAGCAGAAACTCATTGATACTGGTATCTGCACATGACAAAGCCAGGAGAGGGTGGATATCACAAAAAAAATGGTTGACAATATTGGAGCCACAAAATGGCAGCCTGAATGTGAGGCACACATGCACCAGTGAAGTCATACTTCCACTGAAGTAGGCCAACGCAACGAAACAGATGCAGATTTTCCTAGACATAAGTGTAGAatagagcagtgggttgcagatggCTGCATAGCGGTCATATGCCATTGCTGCCAGGATGAGGCACTCAGTATCagcaaaacaagcaa comes from Elephas maximus indicus isolate mEleMax1 chromosome 7, mEleMax1 primary haplotype, whole genome shotgun sequence and encodes:
- the LOC126080459 gene encoding olfactory receptor 5AS1-like translates to MLENNYTRPTEFVFVGFTDYLPLRVTLFLVFFMLYVLTMVGNTGLIILVNVSSRLQTPMYYFLSNLSFLDISYSTAVAPKMLVNFLASRKSISTYGCALQMFFFACFADTECLILAAMAYDRYAAICNPLLYSTLMSRKICICFVALAYFSGSMTSLVHVCLTFRLPFCGSNIVNHFFCDIHPLLALSCADTSINEFLLFALCGFIQTSTFVVIFISYFCILITVLSIKSSGGRSKTLSTCASHLLAVTLFYGTLLFVYLRPTPSSSLDTDKVVAVFYTVVFPMFNPIIYSFRNKDVKNVLKKTVGKVLDF